Proteins encoded together in one Olsenella timonensis window:
- a CDS encoding ABC transporter permease — MLRNYLVGYVRHNRGSATSLAAISFVASALLGLVIGVSQMVVDDYLARMDYLGEVPNITGSTIAFGTMTAMSAVSLVLMLKSAFGVSMSMRIRQLGILKSIGASDAQVRRLLLAEGCSLSLPAACLGVLVGMGLSLALVAAILALTTESRVYEPAIGLSPSSVLAGLLVAATTIAVSALLPARRLGRISVLKAISEGDDELSTMRRPGPLFRALTRRLGIEASLAAQSLRARRRTMRTANASIALAVLAFVTLMNVETLSRLSTQVTYFERYDGIWDVRVSVADGAAAGADETLLEELRSMDGVESVTLGDEYKAGSGDLFYNVLVNSPTTEVEVAQVLEARFAGDKNVEVLSLSAEAERDASARAGLRLFVDVFAAVLACIGVSDVFASVLGRIAERRREVSQLLAAGITRRQVRRMLASEATLIVARPLAWAAVLNVAITMLAVEASPVTWEAFLANMPLAHVATFVLACWLLVLLAYRLGERQILRGNGALAVDLT; from the coding sequence ATGCTGCGCAACTACCTTGTGGGCTACGTCCGCCACAACCGGGGCTCCGCCACCTCGCTCGCCGCAATCTCCTTCGTCGCGTCCGCACTGCTCGGACTCGTAATCGGCGTCTCTCAGATGGTCGTGGACGACTACCTTGCGCGCATGGACTACCTCGGCGAGGTCCCGAACATCACCGGTTCGACCATCGCCTTTGGCACGATGACTGCGATGAGCGCGGTCTCGCTCGTGCTCATGCTCAAGAGCGCCTTTGGCGTCTCGATGAGCATGCGCATTCGGCAACTGGGCATCCTCAAGTCAATCGGCGCGAGCGACGCACAGGTCAGGCGCCTGCTTCTCGCGGAGGGCTGCTCGCTCTCTCTGCCCGCGGCATGCCTGGGAGTCCTCGTGGGCATGGGGCTCTCGCTCGCGCTCGTTGCGGCGATCCTCGCCCTGACGACCGAGAGCCGCGTCTACGAGCCTGCCATCGGCCTCTCCCCCTCCTCCGTGCTCGCCGGGCTCCTCGTGGCCGCCACGACGATTGCGGTCTCGGCGCTCCTGCCCGCGCGCAGGCTCGGGCGGATCAGCGTGCTCAAGGCCATCTCCGAGGGAGACGACGAGCTCTCGACCATGCGGCGGCCCGGCCCGCTCTTCCGCGCGCTCACCAGACGGCTGGGAATCGAAGCGTCGCTCGCCGCCCAGTCCCTCCGCGCCCGCAGGCGCACCATGCGCACCGCCAACGCGTCGATCGCGCTCGCCGTGCTCGCCTTTGTGACGCTCATGAACGTCGAGACACTCTCGCGCCTCTCCACGCAGGTCACCTACTTCGAGCGCTATGACGGCATCTGGGACGTGCGCGTGAGCGTTGCGGACGGGGCAGCCGCGGGTGCGGACGAGACGCTGCTCGAGGAGCTGCGCTCCATGGACGGCGTTGAGTCGGTCACACTGGGGGACGAGTACAAGGCCGGGAGCGGCGACCTCTTCTACAACGTCCTCGTAAACTCGCCGACGACGGAGGTCGAGGTGGCACAGGTCCTTGAGGCCCGGTTCGCGGGCGATAAGAACGTCGAGGTGCTGAGTCTTTCCGCGGAGGCCGAGCGCGACGCGAGCGCGCGGGCGGGACTCCGGCTCTTCGTTGACGTCTTTGCCGCGGTCCTTGCCTGCATCGGCGTCTCGGACGTGTTCGCGAGCGTGCTCGGCAGGATCGCCGAACGTCGACGCGAGGTGTCGCAGCTGCTCGCCGCCGGCATCACCCGCAGACAGGTACGGAGGATGCTCGCCTCCGAGGCCACGCTCATCGTGGCCCGCCCGCTCGCGTGGGCAGCCGTACTGAACGTCGCGATTACCATGCTTGCTGTGGAGGCGAGCCCCGTCACGTGGGAGGCGTTTCTCGCCAACATGCCCCTCGCGCACGTAGCGACGTTCGTCCTGGCCTGCTGGCTGCTCGTCCTGCTCGCCTACCGTCTGGGCGAGCGGCAAATCCTGCGCGGCAACGGCGCGCTCGCGGTTGATCTGACGTAG
- a CDS encoding MarR family winged helix-turn-helix transcriptional regulator, whose protein sequence is MCEANQQQSIELRILRKLGYFGYYLHQHWGGRNGKQHILVELLAHDGRMTQRDLQEASCITSASLSEVVTKLEAEGLLSRERSEVDRRQLTLTLTDEGALRARAFVESRLRFEKEAFGCLDAEETGELLALLERLSAHWEQIEAREREEAACNRN, encoded by the coding sequence GTGTGCGAAGCGAACCAACAACAGAGCATTGAGCTGCGGATTCTCCGCAAGCTCGGGTATTTTGGCTACTACCTGCACCAACACTGGGGCGGCCGCAACGGCAAGCAGCACATCCTCGTGGAGCTCCTCGCCCACGACGGGCGCATGACCCAGCGCGACCTCCAGGAGGCCTCGTGCATCACGTCCGCCTCGCTCTCCGAGGTCGTGACCAAGCTCGAGGCGGAGGGCCTGCTCTCCCGCGAGCGCTCTGAGGTCGACCGCCGCCAGCTCACCCTCACCCTCACGGATGAGGGCGCGCTCCGCGCCCGCGCGTTCGTGGAGAGTCGCCTGAGGTTCGAGAAGGAGGCGTTCGGGTGCCTGGACGCCGAGGAGACCGGCGAGCTGCTCGCCCTCCTCGAGCGCCTGTCCGCGCACTGGGAGCAGATCGAGGCCAGGGAGCGTGAGGAGGCCGCATGCAACAGGAACTAG
- a CDS encoding ABC transporter ATP-binding protein, with product MQQELVTEQQFEKTAAHMTYPQIMRRLMGSIRQYRGAALATPLLVLGEVVFEVLIPLLTADLIDAIKAGADLTEIVTTGGVLALMALVSLAFGAAAGLTCAKASVGFAKNLRKDMFYNIQTFSFAVIDRFSSSSLVTRLTTDVMNVQMAYMMLIRTAIRSPFMLIGAFIAAYTMAGWLAVVFVVVIPVLAVALLAVIRKVTPIFRRIFRKYDALNERAEENLSGIRVVKSYVREDYEKQKYDAAASEVQRDFTHAERILALNAPIMNFCVYTVMVFVIYVGSYAIVSTRGELLDVGQFSSLITYGFMMLMSLMMLSMIFAMVVMSEENARRIFEVLDAHTTIEQPEDPVTEVADGSIDFDHVGFSYKGDKDREALREIDLHIKSGEVIGVIGSTGSAKSTLVQLIPRLYDVTEGTVRVGGVDVRDYDLETLRNSVAMVLQKNVLFSGTIKDNLRWGKQDATDEEIVEAARLAQADEFVRAFPDGYDTHIEQGGTNVSGGQKQRLCIARALLKSPKILILDDSTSAVDTKTDRLIREGFKSYLPETTKIIIAQRTSSVEDADRIVVMDSGRINDVGTHEELLRRNAIYREVYLSQNKQSHDEKDLDELEVSEDGR from the coding sequence ATGCAACAGGAACTAGTCACGGAGCAGCAGTTCGAGAAGACCGCCGCACACATGACCTATCCCCAGATCATGCGCCGCCTCATGGGGAGCATCCGCCAGTACCGGGGCGCGGCCCTCGCCACTCCCCTGCTGGTCCTGGGCGAGGTCGTCTTCGAGGTGCTGATTCCGCTGCTCACCGCCGACCTCATCGACGCGATCAAGGCCGGCGCCGACCTCACCGAGATCGTCACGACGGGCGGCGTGCTCGCCCTCATGGCACTCGTCTCGCTCGCCTTCGGTGCTGCCGCGGGCCTCACCTGCGCGAAGGCGTCGGTCGGCTTTGCCAAGAACCTTCGCAAGGACATGTTCTACAACATCCAGACCTTCTCCTTCGCGGTGATCGACCGCTTCTCCAGCTCGTCGCTCGTGACGCGGCTCACCACCGACGTCATGAACGTGCAGATGGCCTACATGATGCTCATCCGCACCGCCATCCGCTCGCCGTTTATGCTCATCGGCGCCTTCATCGCCGCCTACACGATGGCGGGGTGGCTGGCTGTGGTCTTCGTCGTGGTCATCCCGGTGCTCGCCGTGGCGCTTCTCGCCGTGATCCGCAAGGTCACGCCGATATTCCGCCGCATCTTCCGCAAGTACGACGCCCTGAACGAGCGCGCCGAGGAGAACCTCTCCGGCATCCGCGTGGTCAAGAGCTACGTCCGCGAGGACTACGAGAAGCAGAAGTACGACGCCGCCGCCAGCGAGGTCCAGCGCGACTTCACGCACGCGGAGCGCATCCTCGCCCTCAACGCGCCGATCATGAACTTCTGCGTCTACACCGTCATGGTGTTCGTGATCTACGTCGGTTCCTACGCCATCGTCTCCACCCGCGGGGAGCTGCTCGACGTGGGCCAGTTCTCGTCGCTGATCACCTACGGCTTCATGATGCTCATGAGCCTCATGATGCTCTCGATGATCTTCGCCATGGTGGTCATGTCCGAGGAGAACGCGCGCCGCATCTTCGAGGTGCTCGACGCGCACACCACGATCGAGCAGCCGGAGGACCCCGTCACGGAGGTCGCCGACGGCTCGATCGACTTCGACCACGTGGGCTTCTCCTACAAGGGCGACAAGGACCGCGAGGCCCTACGGGAAATCGACCTGCACATCAAGAGCGGCGAGGTCATCGGCGTCATCGGATCGACGGGCTCGGCCAAGTCCACCCTCGTGCAGCTCATCCCGCGCCTCTACGACGTCACCGAGGGCACCGTGCGGGTGGGCGGGGTCGACGTGCGCGACTACGACCTCGAGACCCTGCGCAACTCGGTGGCCATGGTGCTCCAGAAGAACGTGCTCTTCTCGGGCACCATCAAGGACAACCTGCGCTGGGGCAAGCAGGACGCCACGGACGAGGAGATAGTCGAGGCGGCGCGGCTCGCGCAGGCCGACGAGTTCGTCCGGGCCTTCCCCGACGGCTACGACACCCACATCGAGCAGGGCGGCACCAACGTCTCCGGCGGCCAGAAGCAGCGCCTGTGCATTGCGCGCGCCCTGCTCAAGAGCCCGAAGATCTTGATCTTGGACGACTCCACGAGCGCCGTGGACACCAAGACCGACAGGCTCATCCGCGAGGGCTTCAAGAGCTACCTGCCCGAGACCACCAAGATCATCATCGCGCAGCGCACCTCGAGCGTGGAGGACGCCGACCGCATCGTGGTCATGGACTCCGGCCGCATCAACGACGTGGGCACCCACGAGGAGCTGCTGCGCCGCAACGCGATCTACCGCGAGGTCTACCTCTCGCAGAACAAGCAGAGCCACGACGAGAAGGACCTCGACGAGCTGGAGGTGAGCGAGGATGGCCGATAA